The Pseudomonas sp. FP198 genomic interval CCACAGGACAAGGTCAATGGCGCTGGCGCCTGCGAGCCGGCAACCACGAAACCATCGCCAGCGGTGAATCCTACGTGAACAAGGCGGACTGCCTTCACGTCATCGGATTGATCAAAACCGCCCAATGCGAGACGCCTGTAAAGGAAATCTGAAGGCGTCCATTCGTATCACCCGAAGCTGCTCGATGAGCAGCTTTCCCTGAACTACAAGCCGCCGCTGTGATGGGTCGTGCCGGACAGGTATCGTATGCAGACAAAAGCGAGAGCCGACCTTCCATGACCCAACCTGGTGACCGTCGCGACTGGCTGCTGCGCGCGCCCGAATCGAAGAAGCTGGAGCGCATCGAAGCCTACTTCAGTGGGCACGGCTATAGCGCCCACCGGCATGACACCTATGCCATCGGGTTCACGCTCGCCGGGGTCCAGAGCTTCAACTACCGGCAGAGCAAACGTCATAGCCAGCCCGGCGGAACCATCGTGCTGCACCCGGACGAAGTCCATGACGGCGAGGCGGGGACAAGCGATGGTTTTCATTATCGAATGGCCTACATCGAACCGTCATTGATCCAGCAGGTGTTGGGCGGCCGGCCATTGCCTTTCATCGAAGGCGGGTTGTCGAACGATTCCCGGCTCAACGTTGCGACTCGCAGGCTCTTGGGCAGCCTCGGGCATCACCTCGATCCGCTGGAGGAAGACGATGCCCTCTACGACGTGGCCCAGGCACTGGCTGACGCGGCAGGTAACCAGCGCGGACGCCGCCTGCTTGACTACCCGGCAGCGGAGCGCGCGCGCCTGTTCATTCATGATGCCCTTGATCAGGCCATTACCCTGGATGACCTCGTGCAGGCCAGCGGCCGGGACCGATGGAGCCTGTCCCGGGACTTTCGCGCCCTGTACGGCACCAGCCCCTATCGCTACATCACCCAGCGTCGATTGAATGAAGCCCGTCGCCTCGTGCTGCATGGCATGCCGCTGAGCGAAGCCGCATTGGCCTGCGGCTTTTTCGACCAGAGCCACATGACCCGGCTGCACACCCAGGCCTTTGGCATTTCACCGGCACGCTGGCTGAAAATGCTGCGCTAGCGGCACGCACGGCGTAGCGCGAAAAGCTGCACGATCATCCAATACCCAAGCTATCCCCAGCGCT includes:
- a CDS encoding DUF1508 domain-containing protein → MYFEIYRQTRGTPTTGQGQWRWRLRAGNHETIASGESYVNKADCLHVIGLIKTAQCETPVKEI
- a CDS encoding AraC family transcriptional regulator; its protein translation is MTQPGDRRDWLLRAPESKKLERIEAYFSGHGYSAHRHDTYAIGFTLAGVQSFNYRQSKRHSQPGGTIVLHPDEVHDGEAGTSDGFHYRMAYIEPSLIQQVLGGRPLPFIEGGLSNDSRLNVATRRLLGSLGHHLDPLEEDDALYDVAQALADAAGNQRGRRLLDYPAAERARLFIHDALDQAITLDDLVQASGRDRWSLSRDFRALYGTSPYRYITQRRLNEARRLVLHGMPLSEAALACGFFDQSHMTRLHTQAFGISPARWLKMLR